A part of Miscanthus floridulus cultivar M001 chromosome 6, ASM1932011v1, whole genome shotgun sequence genomic DNA contains:
- the LOC136461178 gene encoding flavonol 3-O-glucosyltransferase UGT89B1-like, whose product MTRRARPPSAPTSTRTLPPYARRSASGCGPTPAPTPRTTTSPQTGESLPVISDFFCWWMQQLAAEAGVPWLVFAPSGVLATAATHSLFRRMPRPPEGDAGRGYAVSFPALPGAPSYPWRQISRMYRSYAEGGRDEHSEGIKDNFLWNMEGAAFLCNTCHPLEGKYLEAQPLEDLASKRIANAGERRGMTDSARQAIGDGEGGVQGQQWPRLHAWSATARSGTTDEAPAMHGSDSVVAEEDRYGGSGAAGDGASWG is encoded by the exons ATGACACGTCGGGCCCGACCTCCATCGGCGCCGACTTCCACGCGCACGCTGCCGCCCTACGCGCGCCGCTCGGCGAGTGGCTGCGGTCCCACGCCCGCTCCGACTCCGAGGACGACGACGTCGCCACAGACGGGCGAGTCGTTGCCCGTGATCTCGGATTTCTTCTGCTGGTGGATGCAGCAGCTCGCAGCGGAGGCCGGCGTCCCGTGGCTGGTGTTCGCGCCGTCCGGCGTGCTTGCCACGGCCGCCACGCACTCGCTGTTCCGACGAATGCCAAGGCCACCCGAGGGCGATGCCGGGCGCGGCTACGCCGTCTCGTTCCCGGCGCTGCCCGGTGCGCCGTCCTACCCGTGGCGGCAGATCTCACGGATGTACAGGAGCTACGCGGAGGGCGGACGCGACGAGCACTCCGAGGGGATCAAGGATAACTTCCTCTGGAACATGGAGGGCGCGGCGTTCTTGTGCAACACCTGCCACCCTCTCGAGGGGAAGTACCTGGAGGCGCAGCCGCTTGAGGACCTAGCCAGCAAGCGCAT AGCCAACGCAGGGGAGCGTCGGGGCATGACCGATTCAGCGCGGCAGGCCATTGGTGATGGTGAGGGCGGTGTGCAGGGGCAGCAGTGGCCACGGCTGCATGCGTGGTCAGCAACAGCTCGGTCGGGCACGACCGATGAAGCACCCGCCATGCATGGCAGCGATAgtgtggtggcggaggaggaccgGTACGGTGGCAGCGGTGCTGCCGGGGATGGTGCAAGCTGGGGATGA